Part of the Diprion similis isolate iyDipSimi1 chromosome 10, iyDipSimi1.1, whole genome shotgun sequence genome, ATTACTCGTCCTCTTTTCATCGAGTGGAAAAGGTGGCGAAACTCACGAGTTACGTTCTACCGCGCATGCGCGAGCTTGGTcgctgttattttttatttttatttttttattctttcttcttcttcgcttcACCCAAGCTGACCAACTTCAGCTTATTCAGCTGTCAAACGTCCAGCTTACGGAGGTTCTGTTTGAGTGATGCGAGTTTTTCTTGTTATAAATCATcctgatattaaatttttgccATTTTCTAGTAATTCAGGATGCGGTTATGTTAGGCAAACTTTTTACTACTTAATGACTGAACGATTGACTCACTGACTGACTGATTACTGTGACAAGATGTGACAATGATTTTTTGGTCAATTCAGACGACTTTGACGTCTCTCATGTCTTCGTTTCGAGTCAAGTTGGCAACCCTGACCTTGCGGAgacgaaaatattacaaagcgTTACGATCTCGCCTGCCGAACAATATAGAGTTCTTTGTCCAATTAGGATTTGAAGTATCGTAGGTGCTGCTATCTGGTGGCAGTGAGATGTACTATACGAACGTAAACAAtctattttatataaaaaaaagtcgatacTCGATGATTGAAATTGCgagaattagaaaatttgaagaatgatcgaagattttcagttccgtgaatttctggtttgatcaaatttcaccactttaatctttctttgttttggattatcgatatttttaccttCGAAATCCTGgtaattctgattttcggttcTTCCGATTTTGTACACCCACTCGTTCAGTAATTTACGCTTTGTGActacattttgaattttcggaattttactcTACCAAAACTTTACTTTTTGGAACTTCCCTCCATCGTAACTTCAACTTTCAGAATCTCGAAACCTCGAACCGGTTCGAATATCGGAccgttcgaaaatttttactgtttcGTAAAAGTTCAAATTTCGCCACggaataattcgaaattagGCGCTTTCGAAAcattcaaattcggaacttcacaTCCCGCCCCCTTTCcgtcatacatacatatatttcaatcGCACCGTTCAACTGTGTTAACCTTGCTACTGCAACGTCATATTTCTCTAATAGTCACGCTCAGTCACTCTACTACTATACAGATTCCAATATAGCTAGCCGCCGCTCCATCTTCCTCGGGCAAGAAATTTCAACTTGTGAATCTTCTCAAACTCCCGGCTGCTGTTACACGATATTATTGTATAACTTGCCGTCATTATTTAATATTGGCGTTTAGTTGTTCGGAGCTGTTATGGTTAACTTGATGCGtaatacgtacgtatgtatgtacgtacgtacgtacgtacgtatgacTATGACATCCCGTTTCGCTGACGCTATTGCGTTCATTTGAAGCGATCGACTCTAAACGCGACGCCACGTGTCCGCACGTCCACGtgtgcccccctcccccctctcttCATTCCATTCCCCGAAAGCGTCGACGACGTCGAGGATATACAACTCTTGCCcagcgatatatgtatattacaaagCCACTGATTTCGACTAGCCTAGTTGTGCCGGCGCGGGGAACGGTtgtaatacatataaatgCAATAGGCTATAtgggtatacctatacatagcTTGACTCAActtttatactatatatatatatgttgtaattcactttatttattttttttttttgtttctttttttttttcaacctaacTGCGACGTAAGGTTCGACTTGGCCTCGATCGCCGCGTCGGACGGATCTTAACTGATATCTCTCACTGTTACAGGTATACTGTATTACCTATGAATTTATATACCTCTTTCGAATGCATGcgcacacacaaacacacacacacacacacacagacacctCTGCGAACATGTGTCTATACATACATCGAGTCTCGTCGCTGTATTATTGTAATGGGTATCGAGAAGttgatatattttatgtatacaaatattatacatatatatatatatatatatatatatatacacacacacacacacatacacacatatgtcTGTATCCTACTTCGCGCGGTAGTTacaggttttattttttattttgatgtttgtttgttttttttttttttgcttttttttttaagaattagTCGCTAGCTGCCAAGGTTGAGAGATTTTAAGGGtacatattacatgtatatgtactaTTGGTtagatttattgttatttatactATTTGATAAATGAGGTGCATGTgaatagtatatacatatacatgtgtgcGGGCAGGTTTGTACCCAATGAAATGGCGAGAGTCGGTGACGCGTAGGGGGgcggagagggggggggggggggaggataggaaagagagaggaaatgAAATCGAGAAGCTACATCGCAAGCGAGTAgaacaataaattgatattatacCAGGTAAAATAACAGTATCATCGTGCGCATGCGTAGGTGCATATAAATGcacatatataaacatattatgtttattgtatacatatttacgaTACAGGTGTCGATAGGTTGATCGCGAGAGGTTacaaaagaagaataatattattataattgatatCACTTTTTGAACAGTTTTTTTCGTTGTTGCCGTTGTCGTCCCCCCTCCCTCGTAcgcccgttttttttttgttttctttccttctttcaaattctttccgTTGCCGCCGCGATCGTTCCGATGATGCTTCCTGCATGTTGaacctatatacatactattgtaataatatttaacctatagatatatatatatatatatatatatatatgtatatattttatatatatatatatatatatgtgtgtgtgtttgcgcGTGTACAATTTATGgaaaagtaaaggaaaaatgacacgagagaaataagaaaaacggaaaagaaCGAACTTGGAATGATGCATACAAACTATGgacacacatacctatatacatacgtttTACTGGCgtataaagtttgaaaattcatgcaCAAATTTACTCAGCTGCATCCAgtgggtatacatacatacatacatacataatgtaTTAACCTGTAACACGTATAATTTAATGTATGAAGAggtgcatacatatatacatatacatatatgtacatatatatatatatatatatacacacgtgtagATTGAAGAGAGCAGTTGTTGTACAACCTAAacgaggttgaaaaaaaaataatgataatacaaataataatgatgatgcgTGCGCAcacgcagagagagagagagagagagagacttatCCGCATTGAAAGGCGCGTGCATTAGTGGCTGCTGCTGCAACTCGGCATTAGTAATTGTACTAGAATACTCCGGCTACGAGCAGAAATGATGGCGTCATCTCCATGCAGCCCAGTGGCAGTCATagtaacagcagcagcagcagcagaaccAGCAGCTGTTGCTTCGTTGGTCATTACTCGGTCAATTGAGTCTCTGCTCTCGATGATAGGATCGAGGAGATGAGAGACGGCGAACTCTTCGTAACTTCTTTTTctacgctgctgctgctgctgttgctgttgctgttccTGTTCCTGTTCCTGTTCCTGCATGTCAAAACGTATAGTCGCAATGATCTGCTGCGGTTGCCTAGATtgcgatgtttttttctttttttctttctttctttctttcgattcACCGTAAATCAAAACTTGAGGTTTTGTTTGAGGTTTGAATTGGTGGGGTTTTCTTCCTccctctctatctctatcccatcttttcttattttatgtCAAATTGGTGATCAAGCTTATTAGAGataggggggaggaggaggaggaagatcttgtagataaaaatttacatatcTTTTAACCATACTTGTAATGTATAATAGATATACggtagaatgaataaataatatatgtatatataagttaAGAgcatcgttgaaaaatgattaaaacaagCAAAAGAACTTTAACCTGATCTAACTTTCTTCATAACTCAATTCATTACGGTCATTAACGTTGGCAAATTTTATTAACTGATTTTCTTACAAGAATAGAATCTTACGTGCTTCAACATTATTCTGATCATCGTTTTTTCTGctttcgttgtttttctttttttttctttctttctttctttcttttttttttaacaagtacCTGCTGCAACAGTTCAATACTGTTGATTTGAAATTACTCATCCTTTCGCATGCGTGAAGCATGAatgatatataaattataaacttgGAATGGACCGATGTGgcaatattatacctacacgtagGGACTTATTGGAAAAGCATtggattgttaaaaaaaagtggcgAAAAGCAGTGCAGCAAGTATaatatagaaatatatttatacccaGTAAAAATAAGATCGATGGAacgcataaaaatatataaacggACGGAAGAAAGAGCCCGAAGAGACAGTAAAATCGTGCATATATTTCGCCTGCTGCGCTCCCTCCCGCAGGCGCATCTTGAATAATACAGATTGCAGTCTATTTATGCTGGAAAATCAATACCCAACCGCAGCTCGACGTAGAGGAGCGAGGAAATAGTTTGCGGCACCGAGGGGGTATGACGAGGGAAACGTTGATATGTCTCGACACCCTCGACGTCACCCGCCACCCCCTCGGCACCTTCTATACCTTTTATACCTTTACCTTCCTCCATTTCGCCGCCGCATCGTCGAGACGACGAGACGACTCATTGTCAGGAACGCTGAAAGaagtctttttctttttatgctagcgtttcactgtttttttttttttgccaatttttgttattatttttcattgtacTTGTCGGCGTGTACGGAGAAAGTTGtttgaagaagaaggagaaaaaaaaaaaaatttacgatctGTCTTGTAGGCAACAATAtttagtataaaatttttttttttttctgttatttttcatctttgtcTGTGTATTTTCggtaagcttttttttttttttttttacctgttaCTTCAATGTGAAAACAATAACTCGGAAGCGCGAGCTCGAAATCTTATCCAATCGAGTTCTCACATCTggagtggattttttttttttttttttcatcatgaaCAACAGTTTTAAGGAAAAACCAAAGCGAgacatttgtttgttttttgtattttttactctGACGAAACCACTCTGAATTGTGTCCaacatataaattttcattttctccttATACCTTTACCCTTTTTCACTTccttaaaattgttttttttttttttcctttctcgcTTCTACTTTGCTTCGACCACCGATTGAGTCGTGGTTTGGCTCGTGGACACGCGGCCAACGTCAATCCCACGGTCTCAAGTCCTTGAGCAGTAGCTCACACGCGTCGTTCACCTCGATTTCAAGTCACAGTCGGACGACTACGATCGCATGAGTGGCTATGACGACGATGCTAACTTTAAAACCCCGCTACTGCCGTTCGTCGTGTGTTAATATCCCTACACCacgacagagagagagagagagaga contains:
- the LOC124411444 gene encoding uncharacterized protein LOC124411444, which produces MEEGKGIKGIEGAEGVAGDVEGVETYQRFPRHTPSVPQTISSLLYVELRCACGRERSRRNICTILLSLRALSSVRLYIFMRSIDLIFTGWDRDREGGRKPHQFKPQTKPQVLIYGESKERKKEKKKKTSQSRQPQQIIATIRFDMQEQEQEQEQQQQQQQQQRRKRSYEEFAVSHLLDPIIESRDSIDRVMTNEATAAGSAAAAAVTMTATGLHGDDAIISARSRSILASRNQWLCNIHISLGKSCISSTSSTLSGNGMKRGGRGAHVDVRTRGVAFRVDRFK